The proteins below are encoded in one region of Acetoanaerobium noterae:
- a CDS encoding integrase core domain-containing protein codes for KENGIIQSMSKTGCPYDNAPMERFYKSFKAELIYPNKFNTEDQLDEAVNRYVHVWYNHIRPHSYNGGLTPFEARNLA; via the coding sequence TAAAGAAAATGGTATTATCCAAAGCATGAGTAAAACTGGCTGTCCATATGATAATGCGCCCATGGAAAGATTCTACAAATCATTTAAAGCAGAGTTAATATATCCAAATAAATTTAATACTGAAGATCAATTAGATGAAGCTGTAAATAGATATGTCCATGTTTGGTACAACCACATTAGACCTCATTCATATAATGGTGGATTAACACCTTTCGAGGCGCGAAATTTGGCTTAA